The genomic stretch CATCCCTCCCATACCTAGGGGCAAGTCCTGATGGGAAGATCTACGACCCTCTCGCTCACCCATGCTATGGCCTTCTTGAGATTAAGTGTCCATTTTCAAAGAGGGCAGATACCTTGGAGCAGGCCTCAGCAGACCCTACTTTttaattagaaaaaataggAGAGAGCTTTTACCTGAAAAAAGGACAATCTTCCGGCTACTATGAGCAAGTACAGGGACAAATGGCCATTACAGGAATGAAATGGTGTGActtttgtgtttttctttccGAGACAAACGAAATGTGTGTTGACAGAATCCCATTCAATGACATCTACTGGTCCACCCAATTGCTACCAAAACTGAAGGAATTTTATCTTGATTATGCCTTAAAATATCTTGTTGAGCATTTTAAAGCACAGCATTAGAGTTAAAATGGTGGAGACTATTCTCATGTAAGATTTTTCTACCAACACTTAATAGTGTGATGCACACTTAATAGTGAGATTCTATTGGTCAATAATACTTTTTGTGGATCCCAATTGGCTGAACATAAAGTATGGGCAAGTGTATATAGTACTAAACAGTAACTTGGAAATCATAGGCATGTGGCAACAATGGGCAAATCACACTGTAAACAGCACTATACATTCCCTGTGCTTATACATGTTATTTTCTCAGTGGAGTCTTATGTTGTAGAACACCATAGTTGATAAATCAAAGTTCAATTTAAGGGTGTATTTGTTGACTAATAGAAGAATGATTATGTCTTTGGTGATATTTCATCTTCAGAAAGGACTGGGTTTAAGAAATTAGAAAGAAAACAGGCAACACTCCATATCTGATTAATACTGCCAAACATAGAAACTGGAATGACAGAGTGGAAAATTTTGAATCTCCGAACTTTCCCTATAGCTCGTTCGACATGAATGCGATGCCGTGCTATTGTCTGCGTCTTGATTACATCATGCTCTTCAAATCCCACTTTGTCCCTCAAGAAAGGAGGAATATTCAATCTCAATTTCACTTTTGCAAGATCATCACCAATGTCAAAACCTTTGTCTGCCATGATGGCATCTCCTTCTTTTAGTTCTCCACATTGTACTTTCTGTTTCACAGTTTCCAGAAACCCTGACCTCTGCACTATTTGTTTGTCAGAAATGGAACCCTCGAATAACTGAGACACAAACATAATGCCTCCATTAGGATCCACTCCTATGAGAGACTTAAAAGTTGTGTGGGACTTGTAAGAACTGTAACTCTCACTGTGCTTTTGTAATGAACTAGGGACTTGGATTTTCAGTTCAGTCGCATCTACAATCACAATATTGTTGGGATAATTCTGGATAAATTCCTCCGGAGAATGTTTTATAATTATATCTCTATGTGGCCATATTTTGAGACTGCCAATTACAATGTACACAAAATTAACCCAGGTAAGATTAACATTATTGACAGTACTCTCGGATACACAAAACCTCTCTGCTAAATCAATGTTGGACAATCCCATTCTCAGCTTCATCAGAAACATAAGAAATTCATCCTCCACTGAAAGCTTGTGTGCAGAGGGTCTTGTCATTGTTGATTCCCTTTCAAAGCCATCATTCTCTCCTTCAGTTTCACCTTCGTCGAACAGTTTTTCAATGTCTATCACGCTTGATTTTCCAGCTTCGCTATCCCAGTAAATCAAATTTTTTCGGTCAAGATTGGGCAATAGAAATTTAAGTACGTTCATGAAGTCAACGTAGgaattgaaaccagtgaaatGTGTGAAAAGCTTCTCTTCCTTGGAGCGCGTAGTGCACTTTGATAGCAAATGGTAAACAGAAAAGCTATGTAGACATGGTATCCTGTGAGATATATCCGTTATTTCATCGCAGAAATCATCCTCTTGCGTTTGAGTCTTGCGTGAAGTCAAAGTTAGCCCAGACAGACTTAAAGTTTCCTCACCTTCGCCCTCAGATGCCGTGTCAGTcgcttcttcttcctcttgCCTACTAGTGTTCAGCTTTTCTACCGCAGACCTTGCCACAGGTTCTGGACTTTCTTCACTCCAAGCGAATATTGAAGGGACTGCGTCGCGTTTTAATCTGCGTTTTTTCGCGTCAGGAATGATAAAATCCTCAGGGCTGAAGTGCTCGCTGCAAATCTTCACATGCTTGTTTACATTAAAATAATTGGGATTTCTTCGCATTTTCGTGATCCATGTCTTCAATAAAGCCTTGTTATCGAGAGGAAGCCCGTGGAAAGAAATATCTGGACGTTTATCAGAGCTATTTTCGCATTCTCCAGCGCAGCAAAAGTGCGGCATTTTTTAGGATGAAATTTCCACGTGCGAACCGAAGTATGTTTGTTTTGATTCAACACCCATTTCAAGTCACGTGATCGCCGCTCCTGAGTTAGCCGATTGTGTCTATAGCGGTAAAATTAGTTGTATTTTCTACTGGCTCAGGGGTCTGGGCCCAAGTAGCCTTTAATAAATCATGTGCTCAGTGCTTTTGTCAGTTGCTTTTTTGCTGTCTGCCTTTGCTGGCTGAAATTTCAGAGCCCTAGTTCCCACCCAGCCCTCAAATTACTCAGAGTTCATCATCAGTACTACTACTTATCCTCATCGGGCTCATGAGGACTCTTAAGGCCGGGTCGGCTTCCGTAATCATCAGTATTGGTTGGATATTCTTTGTAagaattcaaatttaaccattgAAGCATATAATACCTAATACATAATTATAGTTATGCTTCCATTGTATACAATGCTAGGTTGAGTTGGCTTGAGAAATAAATACTTATAATGATTATTACTCAGTTGGTGGTGAATAAAACATTCATTGACAATAATATTCTTCGGGGTCATTATACTCAAGCTTTACTCATCTCTCCCACAAATCATTCACTATTTTGCTCCAATGAAGGCTGGGCCATATAATTATTGCTAAAAGCATCAGCTCACATACCTGCTAGTAAATTCTAACAATTATTGTAACTTGCTAGTTTTAATTATCAACTCATTTGATGAGGTTTACCAAATTTTTGCTTTTTACCCTCACCAAGACAGAACTAAAGTAGTCAGGTTATTTGGAAATTTAAACCCCTTCATTCATCTCAGAACCCTCATTCATAAACTTGCATCAATGGGACATTTtgcaatgactgcaaaaattctcgggcgctcattggctaatttttattgtcaataagtggACAgatacataaatttataatttatcatcaaattatgcgataatgacgcaatattgctcgcgtcagattgaagtttctcgcatttttgtctcactctcttctcgtgttttgacttaattttgacccctctgcctttttgttaatTGTAAAAAACAGATTGATGTCAGTtgttcatgcgtctgtcctgttaattattgatcatgaatttcgtcataacattgtctgTGGCTATCGCCtggtggatccacagctactgctactttgacaatgttatgacgacattcatgatcaataacaggacaaacgcatgaaaaactgacatcaattatTTGTTAATTCACCCATATTGTTTCCAATTGGGGCATGGAGTTTCAGCTGCTGTCACACAGTGGTCTTCCTGAGGTGAAAAGACCTTTAAGTTGCGATACCTTGAGTCCTGTTATACacatattataaaataattttcatctTGCACCTCTGTGCAAAGCAAGTCCAAATATATTAGTAATAAACTTAGCTTCAGTAATTAACCAGTGGAAAACTATGTCCCCTACatcaacccattgacccctgggagtgagactctATAAACACCAAATGATTTTACTTTTCACCTGGGGGTGTCCTGGGACCCTCGgaagagtcaatgggtttataTAGCAAGCccaaatatttaattaattataaaaGGTTCAATTAGGTAATGAGCCTTTTATAATTCCTGCAAACTTGATGAAGCTCTAAATGAAACCTTACGTGTTGTTAAACTGAATACAGTTAACAGCATCCGGTTCAGTTAGTGGCCCATTATTTGGTAGGTTGAATGAGCCTTGACAGTTTTCAGCAAAATATTGCCATGGTTGATAAGTTCTTCCCCC from Montipora capricornis isolate CH-2021 chromosome 12, ASM3666992v2, whole genome shotgun sequence encodes the following:
- the LOC138027413 gene encoding uncharacterized protein, encoding MPHFCCAGECENSSDKRPDISFHGLPLDNKALLKTWITKMRRNPNYFNVNKHVKICSEHFSPEDFIIPDAKKRRLKRDAVPSIFAWSEESPEPVARSAVEKLNTSRQEEEEATDTASEGEGEETLSLSGLTLTSRKTQTQEDDFCDEITDISHRIPCLHSFSVYHLLSKCTTRSKEEKLFTHFTGFNSYVDFMNVLKFLLPNLDRKNLIYWDSEAGKSSVIDIEKLFDEGETEGENDGFERESTMTRPSAHKLSVEDEFLMFLMKLRMGLSNIDLAERFCVSESTVNNVNLTWVNFVYIVIGSLKIWPHRDIIIKHSPEEFIQNYPNNIVIVDATELKIQVPSSLQKHSESYSSYKSHTTFKSLIGVDPNGGIMFVSQLFEGSISDKQIVQRSGFLETVKQKVQCGELKEGDAIMADKGFDIGDDLAKVKLRLNIPPFLRDKVGFEEHDVIKTQTIARHRIHVERAIGKVRRFKIFHSVIPVSMFGSINQIWSVACFLSNFLNPVLSEDEISPKT